In a genomic window of Nostoc sp. UHCC 0870:
- a CDS encoding ATP-dependent Zn protease — protein sequence MSQTALNLVAISVFLITLSTLLGPLINLSPTIPAIATFTILGIATVDSFSLQGKGGTIVLDWIARFSPQHRDRIIHHEAGHFLVAHLLGIPVTGYTLSAWEAWKKGQSGQGGVTFDDQELALQLEKGTISTQMVDRYCTVWMAGIAAENLVFDRAEGGADDQSKLASVLKILGFSASAYQQKQRFHALQAKTLLQENLSSYKALVQVMGQRGTVTDCQNAIVKGV from the coding sequence ATGAGCCAAACTGCCCTCAATCTAGTTGCTATATCTGTTTTTCTGATAACGCTATCGACATTGTTGGGGCCGTTAATTAACTTATCCCCTACCATCCCAGCGATCGCTACTTTCACTATTTTGGGTATAGCCACAGTTGATAGTTTCAGCTTGCAAGGTAAGGGGGGGACGATTGTTTTAGATTGGATTGCGCGATTTTCTCCACAACACCGCGATCGCATTATTCACCATGAAGCTGGACATTTCCTCGTCGCCCACCTTTTGGGGATTCCCGTCACAGGTTATACTCTCAGCGCGTGGGAAGCATGGAAAAAAGGTCAATCTGGCCAAGGTGGGGTGACTTTTGATGACCAAGAATTAGCTTTGCAGTTAGAGAAAGGTACAATTAGTACCCAAATGGTGGATCGTTACTGCACTGTTTGGATGGCGGGTATTGCAGCTGAAAACTTAGTCTTTGATCGGGCTGAAGGTGGTGCTGATGATCAGAGTAAATTAGCTAGTGTTTTAAAGATTTTAGGTTTTTCAGCGTCAGCCTATCAGCAGAAACAAAGATTTCACGCCCTACAAGCGAAAACTCTCTTACAAGAAAATTTGTCCAGTTACAAAGCTTTAGTCCAAGTTATGGGACAACGCGGTACAGTTACAGATTGCCAAAATGCGATTGTGAAAGGGGTGTAA
- a CDS encoding KH domain-containing protein — MSLNRSVLQPNHNPTAATASPNYVGLVKFLMQPFLESPESLSVDCEISQALKRVWIRIAFDSTDKGKVFGRGGRNIQAIRTVIAAAAGLSQQSVYLDIYGNTTPGREGMSFEEDQQERSPSPTPRTLEQQNLSRPVVKPRIR, encoded by the coding sequence ATGTCTTTGAACAGGTCAGTGTTACAACCGAATCATAATCCCACAGCAGCAACAGCTAGCCCTAACTATGTTGGGCTAGTAAAGTTTTTGATGCAGCCATTTTTAGAATCTCCAGAGTCTTTAAGTGTTGATTGTGAAATTTCTCAAGCTCTCAAACGGGTTTGGATTCGCATTGCCTTTGACAGTACCGACAAAGGGAAAGTCTTTGGCCGAGGTGGACGGAATATTCAGGCTATTCGGACAGTGATTGCAGCTGCGGCAGGACTGTCTCAACAATCAGTTTACCTGGATATCTACGGCAACACCACTCCAGGAAGGGAAGGGATGTCTTTTGAGGAAGACCAGCAAGAGCGATCGCCTTCGCCTACTCCTCGAACACTAGAACAACAGAACTTATCAAGACCTGTTGTGAAACCCCGCATCCGCTAA
- the rpsP gene encoding 30S ribosomal protein S16, which yields MIKLRLKRYGKKREASYRIVAMNSLSRRDGRPLEELGFYNPRTDEVRLDVPGIVKRLQQGAQPTDTVRSILRKANVFEQVSVTTES from the coding sequence ATGATCAAATTGCGCTTGAAGCGATACGGTAAAAAGCGGGAAGCGAGCTACCGCATTGTCGCTATGAATAGTCTCTCTCGCCGCGATGGTCGTCCTTTAGAAGAACTGGGATTCTACAACCCTAGAACCGATGAAGTCCGATTGGATGTTCCCGGCATCGTCAAGCGACTACAACAAGGCGCACAACCCACTGACACCGTCCGTAGCATCTTAAGAAAAGCCAATGTCTTTGAACAGGTCAGTGTTACAACCGAATCATAA
- a CDS encoding aminopeptidase P family protein: MVIHNSSSSLAETLLHRRQRLASLINFPVILWSGYSNPRNFPANAFPFRASSHFLYFAGLPLPNAAIRLESGKLELFMDNPEPSSALWHGEMPKREEIAAAIGADVARTMSELKHRGRDAASIPVQNYRTTLIQSQILQREISSPSHLEGLDQELAKAIATLRLTHDTGALIELRKAAAVSVEAHKAGMSATPKAKLEAAVRAAMEGVIIAHNMTTSYNSIVTVHGEVLHNEAYHHPLQPGDLLLADVGAETPMGWAADITRTWPVSGKFSPTQRDVYDIVLAAHDACIATISPGVEYQDLHLLAATVIAEGLVNLGILQGNPEDLVDMDAHTLFFPHGIGHLLGLDVHDMEDLGDLAGYEAGRKRSDRFGLGYLRLNRPLKSGMLVTIEPGFYQVPAILNDANNREKYQNIVNWERLSQFADVRGIRIEDDVLVTDDSSEVLTLELPTQANAVEDFLNSH; this comes from the coding sequence ATGGTGATCCACAACAGTTCTAGTTCCCTCGCTGAAACTCTACTGCATCGACGGCAAAGACTAGCCAGTTTGATTAATTTTCCGGTAATTCTCTGGTCAGGTTACAGCAACCCCCGCAACTTTCCTGCTAATGCCTTTCCATTTCGTGCTAGCAGTCATTTCCTGTATTTTGCGGGATTGCCTTTACCCAATGCAGCGATTCGTCTAGAATCTGGGAAGCTAGAACTGTTCATGGACAACCCCGAACCTAGTAGCGCACTCTGGCATGGAGAAATGCCCAAACGGGAGGAAATCGCCGCCGCAATTGGTGCTGATGTTGCCAGAACCATGTCGGAATTGAAGCATCGAGGTAGGGATGCAGCATCAATTCCCGTGCAGAATTATCGAACTACCTTGATACAGTCACAAATTCTGCAAAGAGAAATATCTTCACCCTCTCATCTTGAGGGATTAGACCAGGAATTAGCAAAAGCGATCGCTACTTTACGTCTCACCCACGATACCGGCGCATTAATTGAGTTACGCAAAGCTGCTGCTGTGAGCGTTGAGGCACACAAAGCCGGGATGTCCGCCACACCCAAAGCCAAACTAGAAGCAGCAGTCCGCGCCGCAATGGAAGGGGTAATCATTGCCCATAATATGACGACCTCCTACAACAGCATTGTCACTGTTCACGGCGAAGTTTTGCATAACGAGGCATATCACCATCCTTTGCAACCAGGTGATTTACTCTTAGCTGATGTCGGTGCAGAAACTCCAATGGGTTGGGCTGCTGATATCACCCGGACTTGGCCTGTTTCTGGTAAATTTTCACCTACGCAACGGGACGTTTATGATATTGTATTGGCGGCTCATGATGCTTGCATCGCTACAATTAGCCCCGGTGTAGAATATCAGGATCTTCATCTGTTAGCAGCCACAGTCATCGCCGAAGGTTTAGTAAATTTAGGTATTTTACAGGGTAATCCCGAAGATTTAGTAGATATGGATGCCCATACGCTGTTTTTTCCCCACGGTATCGGGCATTTACTGGGTTTAGATGTCCATGATATGGAAGATTTGGGGGATTTAGCAGGGTATGAAGCAGGAAGAAAAAGAAGCGATCGCTTTGGCTTAGGCTACTTACGTTTAAATCGTCCCTTAAAATCAGGTATGTTAGTCACTATTGAACCCGGTTTTTATCAAGTGCCAGCAATTTTAAATGATGCAAATAACCGCGAAAAATATCAAAATATAGTCAATTGGGAACGTTTATCACAATTTGCCGATGTCCGAGGAATCCGCATTGAGGATGATGTTTTAGTTACAGATGATAGTAGCGAAGTTTTAACCCTTGAGTTACCAACTCAAGCCAATGCTGTAGAAGACTTCCTCAATAGTCATTAG
- a CDS encoding DUF4336 domain-containing protein has translation MMKTRVESQGENPRDWLWPFWPALPLYPYGRRRTLCREVVKDKIWTFDQLHGILYTIVPIRMTVIKLEAGGLLVYAPVAATPECVKLVRDLVAQHGEVKYIILPTSSGLEHKVFVGPFARCFPQAQVFVAPHQWSFPFNLPLSWLGFPPKRTQVLPEDSSQVPFADELDYAILDINLGRGSFVEVAMFHKRSRTLLVTDIVLSVSEDPPDISQLDPYPLLFHAREHAHQVIADNATNRRQGWQRICLFAIYFRPSALQITRLGDMLRDAMQAPDHSPKAYLGLFPFHWQENWQQSFTALRGNGRPFVAPILQTLILPQAPTQVLNWANQVAKWDFQQIIACHFDAPFAASPDEFRQAFAFLEKNPSNFSNQPLLETDMQFIKELESNLVQRGIATPAKTQV, from the coding sequence ATGATGAAAACACGGGTAGAGTCGCAGGGTGAGAATCCTAGAGATTGGTTATGGCCGTTCTGGCCGGCTTTGCCACTTTATCCCTACGGTAGAAGGCGGACGCTTTGCCGAGAAGTAGTTAAAGACAAAATTTGGACATTTGACCAGTTGCACGGCATCCTCTACACCATAGTCCCCATTCGGATGACTGTGATCAAGCTAGAAGCAGGTGGTTTGTTGGTTTATGCACCTGTGGCAGCAACTCCAGAGTGTGTCAAACTTGTTAGAGATTTGGTAGCCCAGCACGGAGAAGTTAAGTATATTATTCTGCCAACTAGTTCAGGTTTAGAACATAAAGTCTTTGTTGGCCCCTTTGCTAGATGCTTTCCCCAAGCCCAGGTATTTGTTGCCCCCCATCAGTGGAGTTTCCCCTTTAATCTGCCTCTGAGTTGGTTAGGGTTTCCGCCAAAGCGCACCCAGGTACTACCAGAAGATAGTAGCCAAGTTCCTTTTGCTGATGAGTTGGACTATGCAATTTTAGACATTAACTTAGGACGAGGCTCGTTTGTAGAAGTGGCGATGTTCCATAAGCGATCGCGGACTCTACTTGTAACTGATATAGTTTTATCCGTATCAGAAGATCCACCAGACATCAGCCAATTAGACCCCTACCCTTTGCTATTCCACGCCAGAGAACACGCACACCAAGTAATTGCAGATAACGCCACCAACCGCCGCCAAGGGTGGCAGCGCATTTGTTTATTTGCCATTTACTTTCGTCCCAGTGCGCTGCAAATTACTAGACTGGGGGATATGTTACGTGATGCAATGCAAGCACCAGATCACTCACCAAAGGCGTACTTGGGCTTATTTCCATTTCACTGGCAAGAAAATTGGCAGCAGTCATTTACAGCACTGCGAGGTAATGGCAGACCATTTGTAGCCCCCATTTTACAAACCCTAATTCTTCCCCAAGCACCAACCCAGGTACTCAACTGGGCGAATCAAGTCGCAAAATGGGACTTTCAGCAAATTATTGCCTGTCATTTTGATGCACCCTTTGCAGCTAGTCCCGATGAATTCCGTCAAGCATTTGCTTTTTTGGAGAAAAACCCCTCTAACTTCAGTAACCAACCTCTACTAGAAACAGATATGCAATTCATCAAAGAATTAGAAAGCAATCTAGTGCAGCGAGGTATCGCCACACCAGCTAAAACTCAGGTGTAG
- a CDS encoding nucleotidyltransferase family protein produces MTNFALILAAGKSTRMGICKASLPWGAGLTLLTYQLEQWLSIGFTPVVVLGLHNIDRQKDCLVGSLTVINPHSHAGKTTSILTGLEHIPYNFKILAISAVDQPREAKIYQQLLQAHQENSALITAPIYQNKMGHPILFAHQMRSHLANIREETLGLRHIIQEFHSVINKVAFDDPAVLLDINTREEYRG; encoded by the coding sequence TTGACAAACTTTGCTCTCATTTTAGCGGCGGGTAAATCTACTCGTATGGGAATCTGCAAAGCCTCACTACCTTGGGGTGCAGGTCTAACTTTATTAACTTATCAACTAGAACAGTGGTTAAGTATCGGCTTTACTCCTGTGGTAGTGTTAGGTTTACATAATATTGACCGACAAAAGGATTGTCTTGTTGGTAGTTTAACGGTGATTAATCCTCATAGTCATGCTGGGAAAACAACTTCTATTTTGACAGGGTTAGAACATATTCCCTACAATTTTAAAATTTTAGCAATTTCCGCAGTTGACCAACCCAGAGAAGCAAAGATTTATCAACAACTATTACAAGCACATCAAGAAAATTCAGCCTTAATTACTGCACCCATATATCAAAATAAAATGGGGCATCCTATATTGTTTGCTCATCAAATGCGATCGCACTTAGCAAATATTCGCGAGGAAACTCTAGGTTTACGTCACATTATCCAAGAATTTCACAGCGTAATTAACAAAGTTGCTTTTGATGATCCGGCTGTATTATTGGATATCAATACGCGGGAAGAGTATAGGGGATAG
- the ffh gene encoding signal recognition particle protein: MFDALADRLESAWKKLRGQDKISESNIQDALREVRRALLEADVNLQVVKDFISEVEAKAQGAEVISGVRPDQQFIKIVYDELVQVMGEENVPLAEVEQKPTVVLMAGLQGTGKTTATAKLALHLRKLDRSCLLVATDVYRPAAIDQLITLGKQIDVPVFELGSDADPVEIARQGVERAKAEGVNTVIIDTAGRLQIDQDMMAELARIKATVQPHETLLVVDAMTGQEAANLTRTFHEQIGITGAILTKMDGDSRGGAALSVRQISGAPIKFVGVGEKVEALQPFYPDRMASRILGMGDVLTLVEKAQEEIDLADAEQMQEKILSAKFDFTDFVKQLRLLKNMGSLGGIMKMIPGMGKLSDDQLKQGETQLKRCEAMINSMTMQERRDPDLLASSPSRRRRIAGGSGYRESDVSKLVADFQKMRSLMQQMGQGRFPGMPGMPGMPGMSGMFGGGGMTDRPSAPGWRGYNSGAGTKKKKPKDKKKKGFGNL; encoded by the coding sequence ATGTTTGACGCATTAGCTGACCGTTTAGAATCCGCCTGGAAGAAACTACGCGGACAAGATAAAATTTCTGAATCTAATATCCAAGATGCTTTGCGGGAAGTGCGCCGCGCCCTGTTGGAAGCAGATGTCAACCTCCAAGTAGTCAAAGATTTTATTAGCGAAGTTGAAGCCAAGGCGCAGGGGGCCGAAGTTATTAGTGGTGTGCGACCTGACCAGCAGTTCATCAAAATTGTTTACGATGAGCTAGTGCAGGTGATGGGTGAGGAAAATGTCCCCCTCGCAGAAGTTGAACAAAAACCAACTGTAGTTTTGATGGCTGGTTTACAAGGTACTGGTAAAACCACAGCCACAGCTAAGTTAGCCTTACATTTACGAAAATTAGATCGCAGTTGTTTGTTAGTAGCTACAGACGTGTATCGTCCCGCCGCTATTGACCAGTTAATCACCCTGGGTAAACAAATTGATGTACCAGTTTTTGAACTGGGAAGCGATGCAGACCCCGTAGAAATTGCCCGCCAAGGCGTTGAACGCGCCAAGGCTGAAGGCGTAAACACGGTAATTATTGATACGGCTGGTCGTCTGCAAATTGACCAAGACATGATGGCGGAATTAGCCCGCATCAAAGCCACCGTCCAACCCCACGAAACTCTGTTAGTAGTGGATGCGATGACGGGTCAAGAAGCTGCTAACCTAACCCGCACCTTCCATGAGCAAATCGGCATTACTGGGGCAATTCTCACCAAGATGGACGGTGATAGCCGTGGTGGTGCGGCCTTGTCAGTGCGGCAAATTTCCGGTGCGCCAATTAAATTTGTGGGTGTGGGTGAAAAAGTCGAAGCCTTACAACCTTTTTACCCAGACCGCATGGCTTCACGGATTCTCGGTATGGGTGACGTTCTCACCTTAGTAGAAAAAGCTCAGGAAGAAATTGACCTGGCCGATGCTGAACAAATGCAGGAGAAAATCCTGTCAGCAAAATTCGACTTTACAGATTTTGTTAAGCAACTGCGCCTGTTAAAGAACATGGGTTCTCTGGGTGGAATCATGAAGATGATTCCAGGGATGGGCAAACTTTCAGATGATCAGCTCAAACAGGGTGAAACCCAGCTGAAACGCTGTGAAGCCATGATTAATTCCATGACCATGCAAGAACGCCGCGACCCTGATTTATTAGCTAGTTCACCCAGCCGGCGGCGGCGGATTGCCGGTGGTTCAGGCTACAGAGAATCAGATGTAAGTAAACTGGTAGCAGATTTCCAAAAAATGCGATCGCTCATGCAGCAAATGGGTCAAGGTCGCTTCCCCGGAATGCCAGGAATGCCAGGAATGCCGGGAATGTCAGGAATGTTTGGCGGTGGCGGTATGACCGATCGCCCCTCAGCCCCCGGTTGGCGCGGTTACAATAGTGGTGCTGGCACTAAGAAGAAAAAACCCAAAGATAAGAAGAAAAAAGGGTTTGGGAATTTGTAA